In the genome of Priestia filamentosa, the window TGATACATATCAACATCACAGTTTGACCCTGGGAATACAATTACTGCAAATTTCATACTTTTGCCACCTCTTCAATTTCGAAACGGTAGTCTTCGATAACTGTGTTAGCTAAAAGTTTTTCACACATCTCTTTCACACGTGTTTCAACGTTTTCTGTTTCTTCTACCGTAAGTTCGATAAATTTCCCGATACGTACTTCGCTTGCTTCTTTGTAACCTAAATGATGAAGAGATTGCTCAACTGCTGTTCCTTGTGGATCTAAAACACTTTCACGTAATGTAACAAATACCTTTGCTTTATACATGTGATTTTCCCCCGATTCGTTTTAAAATTTCTTCATATGCATCTGTAAGACCGCCAAGATCACGGCGAAATACGTCTTTATCAAGCTTTTCATTTGTATGAATATCCCAGAAACGACATGTGTCTGGTGACACTTCATCAGCTAAAATAATTGTGCCATCTTCTGTTTTTCCAAATTCCAACTTAAAATCAACAAGCTTAATGTCACGCTCAAGGAAGTATGGTAAAAGAATTTCATTTACTCGACGTGCTAAGAACTTAATGTAAGCAAGTTCATCCCAGCTTGCTGCTTTTAGGAATAGCGCATGCTCATCTGTAATAAGTGGATCTCCAAGTGCATCATCTTTATAGTAAAGTTCAACAATTGGCTGCTCTGTTTTTGTGCCTTCTTCAACGCCAAGGCGTTTTGCAAGACTTCCTGCGATAACATTACGAACAACAACTTCTAAAGGAATAATACTTACTTTCTTTACAAGTTGCTCATAGTTTGAAAGTCTTTCAACAAAGTGTGTTGGTACATTCTCTTTATGAAGCACTTCAAATAGTAAGCTACTAATCTCGTTATTCAATACTTTTTTACCAGCAATAGATGACTTCTTTTCACCGTTAAATGCTGTTGCATCGTCTTTATATTCAAGCCATAAAATATTTTCTTGATCTGTAGCATATATTTTCTTTGCTTTTCCTTCGTACAACAATTCTTGTTTTTCCATCTGTTCCTCACCTCATCTGAAGTATCAGCACTATTTTAGAAAGAAGGCGCAATGCCTTCTTTCTATTAAATTAAAGTCCTAGACGATTAAAGATCATATCTACATTTTTCAAATGGTGCTTGTAGTCAAAGCATTCTTCAATCTGCTCTGCTGTTAAGCGACTTGTAATGCGCTCATCACTCTCAATTAGTGAGCGGAACGGAACTTGCTCTTCCCATGCTTGCATTGCTTTTGGTTGAACAAGGTCATATGCCTCCTCACGAACCATGCCTGTATCAATAAGTGTAAGAAGGACACGCTGAGAGAAAATAAGACCAAATGTTTTCTCCATGTTACGCTGCATGTTTTCTGGGAAGACTGTTAGATTTTTTACGATATTGCCAAATCTGTTTAACATGTAGTTTAAAGCAATTGTTGCATCTGGTAAGATAACGCGTTCTGCTGAAGAGTGAGAAATATCACGCTCATGCCATAAAGCAACGTTTTCGTAAGCTGTTACCATATAACCACGAATTAAACGAGCTAAGCCTGTCATATTTTCAGAACCGATTGGGTTACGTTTATGAGGCATTGCAGATGAACCTTTTTGACCTTTTGCGAAAAACTCTTCAACTTCACGAGTTTCTGTTTTTTGTAAGCCACGTACTTCTACTGCAAATTTTTCAATAGACGCTGCTACAAGAGCAAGTGCTGACATATAGTGAGCATGACGATCACGCTGAAGCGTTTGGGTAGAAATTGGCGCCGCTTTTAAACCAAGCTTCTCACACACAAATTTCTCAACAAATGGATCAATATTTGCGAACGTTCCAACTGCACCAGACATTTTACCAACTGCAATGTTCTCTGCTGCATGTTTGAAACGCTCAACGTTGCGCTTCATTTCTTCGTGCCAAAGAGCCATCTTTAATCCGAATGTTGTTGGCTCAGCGTGAACACCGTGTGTACGACCCATCATTACTGTGTATTTATGTTCTTGTGCTTTCTCTTTTAAAATGTCAACAAAACGCTCAAGGTCTCCAATTAAGATGTCGTTTGCTTGTTTTAAAAGGTAAGAAAGAGCTGTGTCCACAACGTCTGTAGATGTTAAGCCGTAGTGTACCCATTTACGTTCTTCACCAAGCGTTTCTGATACCGCACGTGTGAAAGCAACAACATCGTGACGTGTTTCTTCTTCAATCTCTTTAATACGATTGATATCAAAAGAAGCATTCTCACGCAGTTTTTTT includes:
- the purS gene encoding phosphoribosylformylglycinamidine synthase subunit PurS, giving the protein MYKAKVFVTLRESVLDPQGTAVEQSLHHLGYKEASEVRIGKFIELTVEETENVETRVKEMCEKLLANTVIEDYRFEIEEVAKV
- the purC gene encoding phosphoribosylaminoimidazolesuccinocarboxamide synthase, with the protein product MEKQELLYEGKAKKIYATDQENILWLEYKDDATAFNGEKKSSIAGKKVLNNEISSLLFEVLHKENVPTHFVERLSNYEQLVKKVSIIPLEVVVRNVIAGSLAKRLGVEEGTKTEQPIVELYYKDDALGDPLITDEHALFLKAASWDELAYIKFLARRVNEILLPYFLERDIKLVDFKLEFGKTEDGTIILADEVSPDTCRFWDIHTNEKLDKDVFRRDLGGLTDAYEEILKRIGGKSHV
- the purB gene encoding adenylosuccinate lyase; this encodes MIERYTREEMGAIWTEENRFKAWLEVEILACEAWSELGVIPKEDVKKLRENASFDINRIKEIEEETRHDVVAFTRAVSETLGEERKWVHYGLTSTDVVDTALSYLLKQANDILIGDLERFVDILKEKAQEHKYTVMMGRTHGVHAEPTTFGLKMALWHEEMKRNVERFKHAAENIAVGKMSGAVGTFANIDPFVEKFVCEKLGLKAAPISTQTLQRDRHAHYMSALALVAASIEKFAVEVRGLQKTETREVEEFFAKGQKGSSAMPHKRNPIGSENMTGLARLIRGYMVTAYENVALWHERDISHSSAERVILPDATIALNYMLNRFGNIVKNLTVFPENMQRNMEKTFGLIFSQRVLLTLIDTGMVREEAYDLVQPKAMQAWEEQVPFRSLIESDERITSRLTAEQIEECFDYKHHLKNVDMIFNRLGL